From a region of the Helianthus annuus cultivar XRQ/B chromosome 5, HanXRQr2.0-SUNRISE, whole genome shotgun sequence genome:
- the LOC110943114 gene encoding uncharacterized protein LOC110943114, with protein sequence MPSHIKTYDGTEDPEDHLQIFTGAARIDKWSNAECCRMFMQTLVGSARIWFNDLPARSVRKFDDLSKGFLANFSQQRRYIKDATVIFQTIQRDDECIREFIERYKKEGLTYVEADEKMRVAGFMNAITSKYLTRDFNKSLPKTLEEALERAEAHIRGEEAVDIKEQRKRGSSWRGNNPARKKGNFHSYDRRHRSSEQRRPEGWNPSSKEKTVNFTALTKTPQEILAIEEVKQSF encoded by the coding sequence ATGCCATCCCATATCAAAACATATGATGGAACTGAAGATCCAGAGGATCACCTCCAGATCTTTACTGGTGCTGCTAGGATTGATAAGTGGTCTAACGCTGAATGCTGCCgcatgttcatgcaaaccctcgTTGGGTCAGCCAGAATATGGTTCAATGACCTGCCTGCCAGAAGCGTTCGAAAGTTCGACGACCTTAGCAAAGGGTTCCTGGccaacttctcccaacaaaggcggTACATTAAAGATGCCACGGTGATTTTCCAGACAATACAAAGAGATGATGAATGCATTCGAGAGTTCATAGAAAGGTATAAAAAGGAAGGACTAACGTATGTGGAGGCAGATGAAAAGATGAGAgtggccggttttatgaacgccattaCCTCCAAATACCTTACAAGGGATTTCAACAAGTCCCTACCAAAGACCTTGGAAGAAGCTCTCGAAAGAGCCGAAGCCCACATTCGAGGAGAGGAGGCTGTAGATATAAAGGAGCAAAGAAAAAGGGGCTCCAGTTGGCGAGGCAACAACCCCGCTAGAAAGAAGGGGAATTTCCATTCTTATGACAGACGTCACAGGAGCTCAGAGCAACGAAGACCTGAAGGTTGGAACCCTTCAAGCAAGGAGAAGACCGTAAACTTTACAGCTCTTACAAAAACCCCGCAAGAGATCCTTGCTATAGAGGAAGTGAAACAAAGCTTCTGA